In one Aeromicrobium erythreum genomic region, the following are encoded:
- a CDS encoding fibrinogen-like YCDxxxxGGGW domain-containing protein, whose translation MHLKTSLTALVVSATTVASLAGVPSAASAAQGVPDGSSAASAAASCWEVKQVAPSSPDGLYWLLTPQLRTPTQFYCDMTTDGGGWVLVGRGRDGWTWDGDAQGTTAQVASPVTGQAAFRPRRLSSATIDALLDGGAVDALPDGVRLRRAKDAQGSAWQEVRFSLRSLASWSWAFGAGHPLTGSSFDGVRFSGQTTLDFGTNDGGRQNFRRVWTNEYSGNGWVRGFNYNSAVQGTTDASSYLYSKGTGDATPFTQVYLRPRLRQADLSFAAVPDSGTAAVTALPVARSGSLAQPWGVTGTGAAGTGELATEVQAFAQIGNVMYVGGNFTTVRNQDGSQSAAQSYLAAFDVSTGAWISSFRPTFDNQVRALKALPDGRLAVGGDFTSVNGQRRTGLAVLDTAGTLSPSWSTVVENRGSSGKVSVRSLDVSDGRLYVGGSFTHLVKGTSSWFARNAGRITLSTGNGDGQWNPNLNGAVASLDVDDDGSRVYLAGYMTASGSTAVKNGVAISTAAGAPVTDPAWNPTFSTSGATYQQAVEQVGSKVWLGGSQHSMFSYDRSTLALQDTSITKSGGDLQAIGSSGRVVYGGCHCGDWVFEGTTSWDTWGVGQNPVPWRQAGKISLLGAWDAASGAFVSTFAPQWKSRGGYGVWAVEVASDGTLWAGGSIQTSVRENGSNQFSGGFARFAQRPSTAPAAPSGPAVSLEGSTATVSWSPSSTAGVRYEVLRDDRVVAVTSSTSVQVPGSDVDDRFFVRASDGQGNWSASTSVVRPTVSSTVLPTGATWAYWFDDANAVDPAWTSDGFDSSGWRRGAAPLGWGGSSIATDVDVPAGTRRAVTAYYRTGFDLTDVDAFTRYVLTTRADDGVLVRVNGVEVARVNLPSGSLTSTTYATSAPSTTAATASPVRVDLPSSALRDGTNVVTAEVHSNYRSTPNASLDASVVASR comes from the coding sequence GTGCACCTCAAGACCTCCCTGACGGCCCTGGTCGTCTCCGCCACCACCGTCGCGAGCCTGGCGGGGGTGCCGTCGGCGGCAAGCGCGGCGCAGGGGGTGCCGGACGGGTCGAGCGCAGCGTCGGCGGCGGCGTCGTGCTGGGAGGTCAAGCAGGTGGCTCCGTCGTCTCCCGACGGGCTCTACTGGTTGCTGACGCCGCAGCTGCGGACGCCGACGCAGTTCTACTGCGACATGACGACCGATGGTGGTGGCTGGGTCCTGGTGGGGCGTGGTCGCGACGGGTGGACGTGGGACGGTGACGCGCAGGGCACGACCGCGCAGGTCGCCTCACCGGTCACCGGCCAGGCCGCCTTCCGGCCGCGCCGGCTCTCGTCGGCGACCATCGACGCGCTCCTGGACGGTGGCGCGGTCGACGCGCTGCCCGACGGCGTCCGCCTGCGACGCGCCAAGGACGCGCAGGGAAGCGCGTGGCAGGAGGTCCGCTTCTCCCTCCGCTCGCTCGCCTCGTGGTCGTGGGCGTTCGGCGCCGGCCACCCGCTCACCGGCTCCTCCTTCGACGGGGTCCGGTTCTCGGGCCAGACCACGCTCGACTTCGGCACGAACGACGGCGGTCGCCAGAACTTCCGCCGGGTCTGGACGAACGAGTACAGCGGGAACGGCTGGGTCCGCGGCTTCAACTACAACTCCGCGGTCCAGGGCACTACCGACGCCTCGAGCTACCTGTACTCCAAGGGCACGGGCGACGCCACGCCGTTCACGCAGGTCTACCTGCGGCCCCGGCTGCGTCAGGCCGACCTGTCGTTCGCCGCGGTGCCCGACAGCGGGACGGCAGCCGTCACCGCGCTCCCCGTCGCTCGCAGCGGCTCCCTGGCCCAGCCGTGGGGCGTCACCGGGACCGGCGCGGCCGGCACCGGCGAGCTCGCCACCGAGGTGCAGGCCTTCGCCCAGATCGGCAACGTCATGTACGTGGGCGGCAACTTCACCACCGTCCGCAACCAGGACGGGTCCCAGAGCGCGGCGCAGTCCTACCTCGCCGCGTTCGACGTCTCGACGGGCGCATGGATCTCCTCCTTCCGGCCGACGTTCGACAACCAGGTGCGCGCGCTGAAGGCGCTCCCGGACGGCCGGCTCGCCGTCGGCGGCGACTTCACCAGCGTCAACGGCCAGAGACGCACCGGCCTCGCCGTGCTCGACACCGCCGGCACGCTCTCCCCGTCCTGGAGCACCGTCGTCGAGAACCGTGGCAGCTCGGGCAAGGTCAGCGTGCGCAGCCTCGACGTGTCCGACGGGCGGCTCTACGTCGGCGGCAGCTTCACGCACCTCGTCAAGGGCACGTCGTCGTGGTTCGCGCGCAACGCCGGACGCATCACCCTGTCGACCGGGAACGGCGACGGGCAGTGGAACCCCAACCTCAACGGCGCGGTCGCGTCGCTCGACGTCGACGACGACGGCAGCCGCGTCTACCTCGCCGGGTACATGACCGCCTCGGGCTCCACGGCCGTCAAGAACGGTGTCGCGATCAGCACCGCGGCCGGGGCGCCCGTCACCGACCCGGCGTGGAACCCCACCTTCAGCACGTCCGGAGCCACGTACCAGCAGGCCGTCGAGCAGGTCGGCTCGAAGGTGTGGCTGGGTGGATCGCAGCACAGCATGTTCTCCTACGACCGCTCCACCCTGGCGCTGCAGGACACGAGCATCACGAAGTCCGGCGGCGACCTGCAGGCGATCGGGAGCAGCGGCCGGGTGGTCTACGGCGGGTGCCACTGCGGCGACTGGGTGTTCGAGGGCACGACGAGCTGGGACACCTGGGGCGTGGGGCAGAACCCCGTCCCCTGGCGCCAGGCCGGCAAGATCTCCCTGCTCGGGGCCTGGGACGCCGCGTCGGGTGCGTTCGTGAGCACGTTCGCCCCGCAGTGGAAGTCGCGCGGCGGCTACGGCGTCTGGGCCGTCGAGGTGGCCAGCGACGGCACCCTCTGGGCCGGCGGGTCGATCCAGACGAGCGTCCGCGAGAACGGCTCCAACCAGTTCTCCGGCGGGTTCGCGCGGTTCGCGCAGCGACCGTCGACGGCGCCTGCAGCACCGTCGGGCCCGGCGGTCTCGTTGGAGGGCTCGACGGCCACGGTCTCGTGGTCGCCGTCCTCCACCGCCGGGGTGCGCTACGAGGTCCTGCGCGACGACCGCGTGGTCGCCGTGACGTCGTCGACGTCCGTCCAGGTGCCCGGCTCCGACGTCGACGACCGGTTCTTCGTCCGCGCAAGCGACGGTCAGGGCAACTGGTCCGCCTCGACGTCGGTCGTGCGTCCGACGGTGAGCAGCACCGTGCTCCCCACCGGGGCCACGTGGGCCTACTGGTTCGACGACGCGAACGCCGTCGACCCGGCCTGGACGAGCGACGGCTTCGACAGCTCCGGCTGGCGGCGCGGAGCCGCGCCGCTCGGCTGGGGCGGGAGCTCGATCGCGACCGACGTCGACGTGCCCGCGGGCACCCGGCGGGCGGTCACCGCCTACTACCGGACCGGCTTCGACCTCACCGACGTCGACGCGTTCACCCGCTACGTGCTCACCACCCGCGCCGACGACGGCGTGCTCGTGCGCGTGAACGGGGTCGAGGTGGCGCGCGTCAACCTGCCCAGCGGGTCACTCACGTCGACCACCTACGCCACGTCGGCGCCCAGCACCACGGCGGCGACGGCCTCGCCCGTGCGCGTCGACCTGCCGTCGTCGGCGCTGCGCGACGGGACCAACGTCGTCACCGCCGAGGTTCACTCCAACTACCGGTCCACGCCGAACGCGAGCCTCGACGCGTCCGTCGTGGCGTCGCGCTGA
- a CDS encoding fibrinogen-like YCDxxxxGGGW domain-containing protein produces MRRPRTCSALLTCTLVVASLVAAPSVASAAQGVPDGSSAASAAASCWEVKQVAPSSPDGLYWLLTPQLRTPTQFYCDMTTDGGGWVLVGRGRDGWTWDGDAQGTTAQVASPINGQAAFSPRKLSAATIDALLGGHRVDQLTDGVRLRRAKDAGGTAWQEVRWRLRSMGSWSWAFGAGHPLTGSSFDGVQFSGQTTRDAGTTSTAAAERLRRVWTFESADNGWVRGFGYGSAVTGSTSSSSALYATRSGYATPFTQVFVRPRLRQADLSFAAVPDSGTAAVTALPVARSRSLPQSWGVTGTGAGGTGELATEVQAFAQVGDVMYVGGNFTTVRNQDGSRKVAQAYLAAFRASTGEWISSFRPKLDGQVRALKALPDGRLALGGDFTRVDGQRRSSLAVLTAKRTLDRTWTTGVERRGGDRRASVRTLDVAGGRLYLGGRFSHVVRGTGAAALPYAARVVLPSGRGDSQWQPHLNGTVADLDVSTDSQRVYLAGYMTRKGGATVRNAVAVTTSAARLVSPAWSPTFSTKRSATYQQAVQQVGSLVWLGGSQHSMFAYDARTLALRSPSITKAGGDLQAIGSDGRVVYGGCHCGDWVFEGTSSWDSWSTGQNPVPWRQAGKISLLGAWDAASGAFVSTFAPRWKSRGGYGVWAVEVAKDGTLWAGGSIQTSIREGGSNQFSGGFARFAARPSRAPAAPTAPAVSLQGSTATVSWSASAGDGVRYEVLRGDRVVAVSWATSVRVPDSGPDDRFFVRASDGQGNWSASTRVVRAIGS; encoded by the coding sequence ATGCGTCGCCCCCGCACGTGCTCAGCCCTGCTCACCTGCACCCTCGTCGTCGCCAGCCTGGTGGCTGCGCCGTCGGTGGCGAGCGCGGCTCAGGGGGTGCCGGACGGGTCGAGCGCAGCGTCGGCGGCGGCGTCGTGCTGGGAGGTCAAGCAGGTGGCTCCGTCGTCTCCCGACGGGCTCTACTGGTTGCTGACGCCGCAGCTGCGGACGCCGACGCAGTTCTACTGCGACATGACGACCGACGGTGGTGGCTGGGTCCTGGTGGGGCGTGGTCGCGACGGGTGGACGTGGGACGGTGACGCGCAAGGCACGACCGCGCAGGTCGCCTCACCGATCAACGGCCAGGCCGCGTTCTCGCCGCGCAAGCTGTCCGCGGCGACCATCGACGCGCTGCTCGGCGGTCATCGGGTCGACCAGCTCACGGACGGGGTGCGTCTGCGTCGCGCGAAGGACGCCGGCGGCACGGCGTGGCAGGAGGTGCGGTGGCGGCTGCGGTCCATGGGGTCGTGGTCGTGGGCGTTCGGCGCCGGCCACCCGCTGACCGGCTCCTCCTTCGACGGGGTCCAGTTCTCGGGGCAGACCACCCGCGACGCCGGCACGACGTCGACGGCCGCGGCCGAGCGGCTGCGCCGCGTGTGGACCTTCGAGTCCGCCGACAACGGCTGGGTGCGCGGCTTCGGCTACGGGAGCGCGGTGACGGGCTCGACCTCGTCCAGCAGCGCGCTCTACGCGACCCGCTCGGGCTACGCGACGCCGTTCACGCAGGTCTTCGTGCGTCCGCGACTGCGCCAGGCGGACCTGTCGTTCGCGGCGGTGCCTGACAGCGGGACGGCGGCGGTCACGGCGCTGCCCGTGGCCCGCAGCAGGTCGCTGCCGCAGTCGTGGGGCGTGACGGGCACGGGTGCGGGCGGCACGGGCGAGCTGGCCACGGAGGTGCAGGCCTTCGCCCAGGTCGGCGACGTCATGTACGTGGGCGGCAACTTCACGACCGTGCGCAACCAGGACGGGTCGCGCAAGGTCGCCCAGGCGTACCTCGCCGCGTTCCGGGCCTCGACGGGGGAGTGGATCTCCTCGTTCAGGCCGAAGCTGGACGGCCAGGTGCGCGCGTTGAAGGCGCTGCCCGACGGCCGGCTCGCGCTCGGTGGCGACTTCACGCGCGTCGACGGCCAGCGTCGCTCCAGCCTGGCCGTCCTCACCGCGAAGCGGACCCTCGACCGCACGTGGACCACGGGCGTCGAGCGACGCGGCGGCGACCGTCGGGCCTCGGTGCGCACGCTCGACGTCGCCGGCGGCCGGCTCTACCTGGGCGGACGCTTCTCGCACGTCGTGCGTGGCACGGGTGCCGCGGCGCTGCCGTACGCCGCACGGGTCGTGCTGCCGAGCGGACGCGGCGACAGCCAGTGGCAGCCGCACCTGAACGGCACCGTGGCCGACCTCGACGTGTCCACCGATAGTCAGCGCGTCTACCTGGCCGGCTACATGACGCGCAAGGGCGGCGCGACCGTGCGCAACGCGGTGGCGGTCACGACCTCGGCGGCGCGGCTCGTCTCACCGGCGTGGAGCCCGACGTTCAGCACCAAGCGCTCCGCGACCTACCAGCAGGCGGTCCAGCAGGTCGGGTCGCTCGTGTGGCTCGGCGGCTCGCAGCACAGCATGTTCGCCTACGACGCCCGCACGCTCGCACTGCGCAGCCCCAGCATCACCAAGGCCGGTGGCGACCTGCAGGCGATCGGCAGCGACGGCCGGGTGGTCTACGGCGGGTGCCACTGCGGCGACTGGGTGTTCGAGGGCACGTCGAGCTGGGACTCGTGGTCCACCGGCCAGAACCCGGTGCCCTGGCGCCAGGCGGGCAAGATCTCGCTGCTCGGGGCGTGGGACGCGGCGTCGGGTGCGTTCGTGAGCACGTTCGCCCCGCGGTGGAAGTCGCGCGGCGGCTACGGCGTCTGGGCCGTCGAGGTGGCCAAGGACGGCACCCTCTGGGCCGGTGGCTCCATCCAGACGAGCATCCGCGAGGGCGGCTCCAACCAGTTCTCCGGCGGCTTCGCGCGGTTCGCGGCCCGGCCCTCCCGGGCCCCGGCAGCCCCCACGGCGCCGGCGGTGTCGCTGCAGGGCTCGACGGCCACGGTCTCGTGGTCGGCCTCGGCGGGCGACGGCGTCCGGTACGAGGTCCTGCGGGGCGACCGGGTCGTGGCCGTCTCCTGGGCGACGTCGGTGCGCGTGCCCGACTCGGGCCCCGACGACCGGTTCTTCGTGCGTGCGAGCGACGGCCAGGGCAACTGGTCGGCCTCCACCCGCGTGGTACGCGCCATCGGGTCCTGA
- a CDS encoding DUF779 domain-containing protein, whose protein sequence is MSEQPTAATRVDVSPDAAALLRTLRAEQAKPLMFHQSGGCCDGSAPMCYTQGFFLTGPSDVHLGDLDIGASDVDPDGLVPVWISREQFRYWSHTHITIDVVPGRGAGFSLEGPTGHRFIIRSRVFTEEETAALAPVD, encoded by the coding sequence ATGTCCGAGCAGCCGACCGCGGCCACCCGCGTCGACGTCAGCCCCGACGCCGCCGCGCTGCTGCGCACCCTGCGCGCCGAGCAGGCGAAGCCACTCATGTTCCACCAGTCCGGTGGGTGCTGCGACGGGTCGGCCCCCATGTGCTACACCCAGGGGTTCTTCCTGACGGGACCGTCCGACGTGCACCTCGGCGACCTCGACATCGGCGCGAGCGACGTCGACCCCGACGGTCTGGTGCCGGTGTGGATCTCGCGCGAGCAGTTCCGGTACTGGTCGCACACGCACATCACCATCGACGTCGTCCCGGGACGCGGTGCCGGCTTCTCGCTGGAGGGCCCCACGGGGCATCGCTTCATCATCCGGTCGCGGGTGTTCACGGAGGAGGAGACCGCCGCGCTCGCGCCCGTCGACTGA
- a CDS encoding CDP-alcohol phosphatidyltransferase family protein: MTALDVRTSWDRLAAAQKDGAGVPFYMRVVNRRLGRGVAALAHRVGASPDQVTAVSAALVVAALVLLVVVPPMLLAAVVVVLLLQAAFAFDAADGQLARLRGGGSRAGEWLDHTVDAARTLAVHLVVAVALLRHTDLDPAWALLPLGYAFVASVRFFAQILAEQLVPDRGARAAAAGRWSSVVQLPADVGVQNLVFLLWPVTPLFLLGYGLLAAANLLLMVMTLQRRLRALRAL, encoded by the coding sequence GTGACCGCCCTCGACGTCCGCACCTCCTGGGACCGCCTTGCCGCGGCGCAGAAGGACGGTGCCGGCGTGCCCTTCTACATGCGGGTGGTCAACCGCAGGCTCGGCCGCGGGGTCGCGGCCCTCGCGCACCGCGTCGGCGCCTCGCCCGACCAGGTCACCGCCGTCAGCGCGGCTCTCGTGGTGGCGGCCCTCGTGCTGCTGGTCGTCGTCCCGCCGATGCTCCTGGCGGCCGTGGTCGTCGTGCTGCTGCTGCAGGCCGCGTTCGCCTTCGACGCCGCCGACGGCCAGCTGGCGCGGCTGCGTGGCGGCGGGTCGCGGGCGGGGGAGTGGCTCGACCACACCGTCGACGCCGCCCGCACCCTCGCCGTCCACCTCGTGGTGGCCGTGGCGCTCCTGCGGCACACCGACCTCGACCCCGCGTGGGCCCTGCTGCCGCTCGGCTACGCGTTCGTCGCGTCGGTGCGGTTCTTCGCGCAGATCCTGGCCGAGCAGCTCGTGCCCGACCGCGGGGCACGCGCCGCGGCCGCTGGACGCTGGTCGTCGGTGGTGCAGCTCCCCGCCGACGTCGGCGTGCAGAACCTCGTGTTCCTGCTGTGGCCGGTCACCCCCCTCTTCCTGCTCGGCTACGGCCTCCTGGCCGCGGCCAACCTCCTGCTGATGGTCATGACGTTGCAGCGGCGCCTGCGGGCGCTGCGGGCGCTGTGA
- a CDS encoding lipopolysaccharide biosynthesis protein, translating into MTEAVAGPTTAGARSGLGAAAVANLVGGALGAVVNLVLAALVGRHLGVEGSGVYFLVVAVFVVVANTAELGADTGLVRFVAATRARGRAEDTGWVVRTAVGPVLVGGALVVLVGVPLALATAPDGLAPAVVVAAVPLAVLASLTALALGVSRGAGDTLTYPLLQNVLLPAGRVVAVGVAVLAGWGVSEVVAAWLLPVPLVLVVAIALALRHVPRTRTPRRAYPGFWGFSAARGATACVEVVLEWADVVVVGVLASPAEAGVYAVVTRCARAGEVVQQAARIAVGPAISSASARGDTALVGRLYGVVTAAMVWAAWPFYAVLAVFAEPVLSIFGPDFTSGATSLRVLAVAMAVATAAGAVQSVLLMAGRSSWQLADKTGALVLDLLLLALLVPHWGIEGAAVAWAATIVVDTLVVGYQVQVLMGVRPPWRPILWAAALPVVLVLVPSALALLLWGTSWTVAVTTTAVVAIVHVVVGVVARERLGLVALARLRAV; encoded by the coding sequence ATGACTGAGGCGGTGGCAGGGCCGACGACGGCGGGAGCGCGCTCGGGCCTCGGCGCGGCCGCCGTCGCCAACCTGGTGGGTGGCGCGCTCGGCGCCGTCGTCAACCTCGTGCTCGCCGCCCTCGTCGGTCGCCACCTCGGCGTCGAGGGCTCGGGCGTGTACTTCCTGGTGGTCGCGGTGTTCGTCGTGGTGGCCAACACGGCCGAGCTCGGCGCCGACACCGGACTCGTCCGGTTCGTCGCGGCGACCCGGGCCCGGGGTCGGGCCGAGGACACCGGCTGGGTGGTACGCACCGCCGTCGGACCCGTGCTGGTCGGCGGTGCGCTCGTCGTGCTCGTGGGGGTCCCCCTCGCGCTCGCGACCGCGCCCGACGGCCTGGCCCCCGCGGTGGTCGTCGCCGCTGTCCCGCTCGCCGTCCTGGCCTCGCTGACCGCCCTCGCCCTCGGGGTCTCCCGCGGTGCCGGCGACACGCTGACCTACCCGCTGCTGCAGAACGTCCTGCTGCCCGCCGGTCGCGTGGTCGCGGTCGGGGTCGCCGTCCTGGCCGGGTGGGGAGTCAGCGAGGTTGTGGCGGCGTGGTTGCTGCCGGTGCCGCTCGTGCTCGTGGTCGCCATCGCGCTCGCCCTGCGGCACGTCCCACGCACGCGGACCCCGCGTCGCGCCTACCCGGGCTTCTGGGGATTCAGCGCGGCACGGGGGGCCACAGCGTGCGTCGAGGTCGTCCTCGAGTGGGCCGACGTCGTGGTCGTCGGCGTGCTCGCGTCGCCGGCCGAGGCCGGCGTGTACGCCGTGGTCACGCGCTGCGCCCGTGCGGGCGAGGTCGTGCAGCAGGCGGCGCGCATCGCCGTCGGGCCGGCGATCAGCAGCGCGTCGGCCCGCGGCGACACGGCGCTCGTGGGACGTCTGTACGGCGTCGTCACCGCCGCCATGGTGTGGGCGGCCTGGCCGTTCTACGCCGTGCTGGCGGTGTTCGCCGAGCCCGTGCTCTCGATCTTCGGCCCCGACTTCACCTCGGGCGCGACGTCGCTGCGCGTCCTCGCGGTTGCGATGGCGGTGGCCACCGCCGCGGGCGCCGTCCAGAGCGTGCTGCTCATGGCCGGGCGCAGCAGCTGGCAGCTCGCCGACAAGACCGGGGCGCTCGTGCTCGACCTCCTCCTGCTGGCGCTGCTCGTCCCGCACTGGGGCATCGAGGGCGCGGCCGTCGCCTGGGCGGCGACCATCGTCGTCGACACCCTCGTCGTGGGCTACCAGGTGCAGGTGTTGATGGGCGTGCGCCCGCCGTGGCGACCGATCCTCTGGGCGGCCGCCCTGCCCGTCGTGCTCGTCCTCGTCCCGAGCGCGCTCGCGCTGCTGCTGTGGGGCACGTCGTGGACGGTGGCCGTCACCACGACCGCCGTGGTCGCCATCGTCCACGTCGTCGTGGGCGTCGTGGCGCGCGAGCGGCTCGGCCTCGTCGCTTTGGCCAGGCTCCGGGCCGTCTGA
- a CDS encoding Wzz/FepE/Etk N-terminal domain-containing protein → MQSAPPQPAQLSELAGTLRRRWRVLALGAVVGVLLGVLAWVLLPVTYTATTSVRVVPVDVSPSSGSSPTLDVATDAQLVTSGDVLTAAADDLDTSAGALRSGVSVTNPPDTAVLDIAYTASTPRAAAAGSRAVAEAFLTVRGEAAATTVQELQEATWDRIDMLEDSADRYPKDSPARESILTEAKTLGTRAAELATVDTSPGRVLGAPATPSAPSSLGVLPLGVAGLALGLLVAVPVALTRRDRAPDPGVIASPQDLGTGQGSAVLDGTADASPEDTWDVAALMLDLPATAPADGPVTLLVDGSVGTQSGEGLAEALRRRGLPVRHVDASALLESKIARGWPTDRKKATWAGELVVVDSSALASDALVATLGTRVDHVVLARSVDDDAVAARRVRSLLAVQGVDVALTVLLPRR, encoded by the coding sequence CGGCGTCCTGCTCGGCGTCCTCGCCTGGGTGCTGCTGCCCGTGACGTACACCGCCACCACGTCGGTGCGGGTCGTGCCGGTCGACGTCAGCCCCTCCAGCGGATCGAGCCCGACGCTCGACGTCGCGACCGACGCCCAGCTGGTGACGTCCGGCGACGTGCTGACGGCCGCCGCCGACGACCTCGACACGTCGGCGGGCGCCCTGAGGAGCGGGGTGTCGGTGACGAACCCGCCCGACACGGCCGTCCTCGACATCGCCTACACGGCGTCGACGCCGCGGGCGGCGGCGGCCGGGTCGCGTGCGGTGGCCGAGGCGTTCCTCACCGTGCGCGGCGAGGCCGCGGCCACGACGGTGCAGGAGCTGCAGGAGGCCACCTGGGACCGCATCGACATGCTCGAGGACTCGGCCGACCGCTACCCGAAGGACTCCCCCGCCCGTGAGTCGATCCTCACCGAGGCGAAGACGCTGGGCACCCGCGCCGCGGAGCTGGCGACGGTCGACACGTCGCCCGGCCGGGTGCTCGGCGCACCGGCCACCCCGTCCGCTCCGTCGTCGCTCGGCGTGCTGCCGCTCGGCGTGGCCGGCCTCGCGCTCGGTCTCCTCGTGGCCGTCCCGGTCGCGCTGACCCGTCGGGACCGCGCGCCGGATCCCGGCGTCATCGCCAGCCCGCAGGACCTCGGGACGGGGCAGGGCTCGGCGGTGCTCGACGGCACGGCCGACGCCAGCCCGGAGGACACCTGGGACGTCGCCGCGCTCATGCTCGACCTCCCAGCGACCGCGCCGGCCGACGGTCCCGTGACGCTCCTCGTCGACGGGTCCGTCGGCACCCAGTCGGGAGAGGGCCTGGCCGAGGCGCTGCGCCGCCGCGGCCTGCCCGTGCGGCACGTCGACGCGTCGGCCCTGCTCGAGAGCAAGATCGCGCGCGGCTGGCCCACGGACCGCAAGAAGGCGACCTGGGCGGGCGAGCTCGTGGTCGTCGACTCCTCCGCGCTGGCCTCCGACGCCCTCGTCGCGACCCTTGGCACCCGTGTCGACCACGTGGTGCTGGCGCGGTCGGTCGACGACGACGCGGTCGCGGCACGTCGCGTGCGCAGCCTGCTGGCCGTGCAGGGCGTCGACGTCGCCCTGACGGTCCTGCTCCCGCGCCGCTGA
- a CDS encoding O-antigen ligase family protein — MTSAAAPPVDGAAGAAPSSLPDAVPAPRLPPDPLPAWPLLTMLWGFPVMWLLGVTVVPGAVTLALVMLGFLLARRCAIWVPGVGAIVGLCLWMLASSVMIDTGPRLLGFAFRLAIMAFVAIAFVYAVAARTRLTRARIVHGLTFLWFFVIVGGLLGMLLPETRLTTPVGMLLPGSIAENSYVRDLFFPPFAEVQHPWGAPEAFVRPSAPFPYANSWGVAILVLTPVALACFLSTRSLLLRAAILVGAGVMVVPAMATSNRGMFAALALAGVYVLVRYALRDRAAPVVALAVLGLLTGAVLMWQGLLTQFEVRQEYGQSNGARFTLYAETIQRTLQSPLLGFGAPRPSAEQALSVGTQGYVWTLMFSFGFVGLGLFLLFLWGSTWRTRACRDDVDVALHATLVVSSLAIVVYGLDIVQLLAIALVAAVLLRRRYGLDADD, encoded by the coding sequence GTGACCAGCGCGGCGGCCCCGCCCGTCGACGGAGCGGCCGGCGCCGCACCGAGCAGCCTTCCCGACGCCGTCCCCGCGCCGCGGCTGCCGCCCGACCCGCTCCCTGCCTGGCCGCTGCTGACCATGCTCTGGGGGTTCCCCGTCATGTGGCTGCTCGGCGTCACCGTCGTGCCCGGAGCCGTCACCCTGGCGCTCGTCATGCTCGGGTTCCTGCTGGCGCGCCGGTGCGCGATCTGGGTCCCCGGCGTCGGCGCGATCGTCGGGCTCTGCCTCTGGATGCTCGCGTCGTCGGTCATGATCGACACCGGACCGCGCCTGCTCGGCTTCGCGTTCCGCCTCGCGATCATGGCCTTCGTCGCGATCGCCTTCGTCTACGCCGTCGCGGCGCGCACGCGGCTCACCCGGGCCAGGATCGTCCACGGACTGACGTTCCTGTGGTTCTTCGTCATCGTCGGCGGGCTGCTCGGCATGCTGCTGCCCGAGACCCGCCTCACGACGCCGGTGGGGATGCTGCTGCCCGGGTCGATCGCCGAGAACTCCTACGTCCGCGACCTCTTCTTCCCGCCGTTCGCCGAGGTGCAGCACCCGTGGGGCGCCCCCGAGGCCTTCGTCCGCCCGTCCGCGCCGTTCCCGTACGCGAACAGCTGGGGCGTCGCGATCCTCGTCCTCACCCCGGTCGCGCTGGCCTGCTTCCTCTCCACCCGGTCGTTGCTGCTGCGCGCCGCGATCCTCGTGGGCGCGGGCGTCATGGTCGTGCCGGCCATGGCGACGTCGAACCGCGGCATGTTCGCGGCCCTCGCGCTCGCCGGGGTCTACGTGCTCGTCCGGTACGCCCTGCGCGACCGCGCGGCTCCCGTGGTCGCCCTGGCCGTGCTCGGGCTGCTCACCGGCGCGGTGCTGATGTGGCAGGGCCTCCTCACGCAGTTCGAGGTCCGGCAGGAGTACGGCCAGTCCAACGGTGCCCGGTTCACCCTGTACGCCGAGACCATCCAGCGGACGCTGCAGTCTCCGCTGCTCGGCTTCGGGGCCCCTCGCCCGTCGGCCGAGCAGGCGCTCTCGGTCGGCACCCAGGGATACGTGTGGACCCTCATGTTCAGCTTCGGCTTCGTCGGGCTCGGCCTGTTCCTGCTGTTCCTCTGGGGCTCGACGTGGCGCACCCGCGCCTGCCGCGACGACGTCGACGTGGCCCTGCACGCGACTCTCGTCGTCTCGAGCCTGGCCATCGTCGTCTACGGCCTCGACATCGTGCAGCTGCTCGCCATCGCCCTCGTCGCCGCCGTCCTGCTGCGTCGGCGCTACGGTCTCGACGCCGATGACTGA